One Triticum dicoccoides isolate Atlit2015 ecotype Zavitan chromosome 5B, WEW_v2.0, whole genome shotgun sequence genomic window carries:
- the LOC119312743 gene encoding tol-Pal system protein TolB-like produces MARRAELPLAALLLLLLAATPALSAAAGTIVFTTLGRTRYAFDVYALPLAPSLSASPSHAAGAELRLTDGASVNYNANFAPSSAALLFVSERNGSLNVYLTPVPTTASRREAREVGDGDSSPPAPATPLLPWDPVALRDRPALTRDGSRLVYVSTAVPAAAPRRSWAAVYATHLPSGRGTRLTPPGVADFSPAVSPSGDWTAAASPGERGWSGEVQDLRTDVYVFRTDDGSRRTLLVKDGGWPCWADDATLFFHRRDSDGWYGVYRAKVEVSDDGLLSAASVERITPPGFHAFTPAASPGAPGLVAVATRRPGSDYRHIEVIDLSSGADNAAYFEVTRPVAPRAHHFNPFVSPDGARVGYHRCRGSGNGDSPLLLESLKSPARESLFRIDGSYPSFSPDGKRIAFVGLPGLYVVNSDGSGGRRKIFSGNAFPTSWDWKRKGVIYTSIGPDFASESTEVDVVAVSLGDEDDDGSSVSQISIKKLTIGGENNAFPSPSPDGKWVVFRSGRSGHKNLYIMDAEDGEAGGIRRLTDGPWTDTMCNWSPDGEWIAFASDRHNPGGGSFAIHMVHPNGTGLRRVVHSADGGRTNHPWFSPDSKRMVFTSDLAAVSAEPISNPHHYQPYGEIFTVNIDGSGLQRLTHNSFEDGTPSWTPHFLEPRDVGETLRASGSCAFQDCHWLSIEDDDAQPASAALRYAHGNNKIGC; encoded by the coding sequence ATGGCTCGCCGCGCCGAGCTCCCCCTCGCCGCCCTCCTCCTGCTCCTGCTAGCCGCCACCCCCGCGCTCTCCGCCGCGGCCGGCACCATCGTCTTCACCACGCTCGGCCGCACCCGCTACGCCTTCGACGTCTACGCCCTCCcgctcgccccctccctctccgcCTCCCCCTCCCATGCAGCAGGGGCAGAGCTCCGCCTCACCGACGGCGCCTCCGTCAACTACAACGCCAACTTCGCGCCCTCCTCCGCCGCGCTGCTCTTCGTCTCCGAGCGCAACGGCTCCCTCAACGTCTACCTCACCCCCGTCCCCACAACCGCCTCCCGCCGCGAGGCGCGCGAGGTCGGCGATGGGGACTCGTCTCCGCCAGCTCCCGCGACGCCGCTGCTGCCCTGGGACCCCGTCGCGCTGCGGGACCGCCCGGCGCTCACCCGTGACGGCTCCCGCCTCGTCTACGTCTCCACGGCGGTCCCCGCGGCCGCCCCGCGCCGGAGCTGGGCGGCCGTCTACGCCACCCACCTCCCGTCCGGCCGGGGCACCCGGCTCACCCCGCCCGGCGTCGCCGACTTCAGCCCCGCCGTCTCGCCCTCCGGGGACtggaccgccgccgcctcccccggcGAGCGCGGCTGGAGCGGCGAGGTGCAGGACCTCCGCACCGACGTCTACGTCTTCCGCACCGACGACGGGTCCCGGCGCACgctgctcgtcaaagacggcggctGGCCCTGCTGGGCCGACGACGCCACGCTCTTCTTCCACCGCCGGGACAGCGACGGCTGGTACGGCGTGTACCGCGCCAAGGTCGAGGTCTCCGATGACGGGCTCCTGTCGGCGGCCTCCGTGGAGCGGATCACGCCGCCGGGGTTCCACGCCTTCACGCCCGCCGCGTCGCCCGGGGCGCCGGGGCTCGTCGCGGTGGCCACCAGGCGGCCCGGCTCCGACTACCGGCACATCGAGGTGATCGATCTGAGCTCCGGCGCCGACAACGCCGCCTACTTCGAGGTCACCAGGCCCGTGGCGCCGCGCGCGCACCACTTCAACCCGTTCGTCTCGCCCGACGGCGCGCGCGTCGGGTACCACCGGTGCCGGGGCAGCGGGAACGgggactcgccgctgctgctggagaGCCTCAAGAGCCCGGCGAGGGAATCACTCTTCAGGATCGACGGGTCGTACCCTTCCTTCTCGCCGGACGGCAAGAGGATCGCCTTCGTGGGGCTGCCGGGGCTGTACGTGGTGAACTCCGACGGCTCCGGCGGCCGCCGGAAGATCTTCTCCGGGAACGCGTTCCCCACGTCGTGGGACTGGAAGAGGAAAGGGGTGATCTACACCAGCATCGGGCCGGACTTCGCGAGCGAGAGCACGGAGGTGGACGTGGTGGCCGTGTCCCTCGGCGACGAGGACGACGACGGCAGCAGCGTATCTCAGATTTCCATCAAGAAGCTCACAATCGGAGGCGAGAACAACGCgttcccgtcgccgtcgccggacgGCAAGTGGGTGGTGTTCCGGTCGGGGAGGTCCGGGCACAAGAACCTGTACATCATGGACGCGGAGGACGGCGAGGCCGGCGGCATCCGGCGCCTGACGGACGGGCCATGGACCGACACCATGTGCAACTGGTCGCCGGACGGCGAGTGGATCGCCTTCGCCTCCGACCGGCACAACCCGGGGGGCGGCAGCTTCGCCATCCACATGGTGCACCCGAACGGCACCGGGCTGCGGAGGGTGGTGcacagcgcggacggcggcaggacGAACCACCCCTGGTTCAGCCCCGACTCGAAGCGCATGGTGTTCACCTCGgacctcgccgccgtctccgccgAGCCCATTTCGAACCCGCACCACTACCAGCCCTACGGCGAGATCTTCACCGTCAACATCGACGGCTCGGGGCTGCAGCGGCTCACGCACAACTCGTTCGAGGACGGCACGCCGTCGTGGACGCCGCACTTCCTCGAGCCCCGGGACGTCGGCGAGACGCTGCGAGCCTCCGGGAGCTGCGCCTTCCAGGACTGCCACTGGCTCAGCATAGAGGATGATGATGCGCAGCCTGCAAGTGCTGCCCTTCGCTATGCCCATGGCAACAACAAGATCGGCTGCTAG
- the LOC119310580 gene encoding BTB/POZ domain-containing protein At2g13690-like: HPPPTPTPTPTDHPHHPEQQQPPALAPFVAVREEEEEGQGDGLDLRLCLRGRDGATGCVMDLDSAVLCGSSAFFAAMAPEPNASGAGARRIEVDGVDNVAAFRDAVELMFHADAPRWLARAGVSRAIAVLEVASSITFDKGIRSCLEYIEAVPWNENEEEKLKHLFARCTFDEALSKDVLSRLQTQPSSSSEDLTGQLIQSVTSSTNNSARKDMQSLINGLLSKSSVYQKDLSGLNKRSLYQICCSCLNLLVELFKEDSEPKCGTDQALKVRHNNKPMIERVSKQSENLSWLFEILVNNDMAENFVVLWAGQDDLIRMHEQASPMFRYELSRISAGVFIALGQGKVQCPSDLRSQLFRGWFTPMLTDFGWLQRCSKGLDARALEDSLGQALLTLPLREQQSLFEEWFQCFASSGAECPNLSRAFQVWWRRSFAR, encoded by the exons CACCCCCCTcctacccccacccccacccccacagaCCACCCGCACCACccggagcagcagcagccgccCGCTCTGGCCCCGTTCGTCGcggtgcgggaggaggaggaggaggggcagggGGACGGGCTGGATCTGAGGCTCTGCCTCCGCGGGAGGGACGGCGCCACCGGCTGCGTCATGGACCTCGACTCCGCCGTGCTCTGCGGGAGCAGCGCCTTCTTCGCCGCCATGGCGCCCGAGCCCAACGCCTCTGGTGCCGGGGCCCGGAGGATCGAGGTCGACGGGGTCGACAACGTCGCCGCCTTCAGGGACGCCGTCGAGCTCATGTTCCATGCCGACGCTCCGCGGTGGCTCGCCAGGGCCGGCGTCTCGCGAGCCATCGCCGTCCTCGAG GTGGCTTCCTCGATTACGTTTGACAAAGGAATCAGATCATGTTTGGAGTACATTGAAGCAGTTCCATGGAATGAGAATGAGGAAGAGAAGCTAAAGCACCTCTTTGCTAGATGCACTTTCGATGAAGCGTTATCAAAAGATGTATTGTCAAGATTGCAAACACAACCGTCTAGCAGCTCGGAAGACCTGACTGGTCAGCTCATCCAATCTGTCACCAGCAGCACAAACAACAGTGCAAGAAAAGATATGCAGTCTTTGATCAATGGTCTTCTAAGCAAGAGCTCAGTATATCAAAAGGATTTGTCTGGATTAAACAAAAGGAGCCTATACCAGATTTGCTGCTCGTGTCTAAACCTACTGGTGGAACTTTTTAAGGAAGACTCGGAGCCAAAATGCGGCACAGACCAGGCACTGAAAGTTAGGCACAATAATAAACCCATGATTGAAAGAGTGAGCAAGCAAAGTGAGAACCTCAGCTGGCTATTTGAGATCCTGGTCAACAATGATATGGCAGAGAATTTCGTCGTGCTGTGGGCCGGACAAGACGATCTCATCAGGATGCACGAGCAAGCATCGCCAATGTTCAGGTACGAGCTAAGCCGGATATCAGCGGGCGTGTTCATCGCTCTCGGGCAAGGGAAAGTGCAGTGCCCGAGCGATCTGAGGAGCCAACTGTTCCGGGGATGGTTCACGCCGATGTTAACCGATTTCGGTTGGCTTCAAAGGTGCTCCAAGGGGCTGGATGCGAGAGCGCTGGAGGATAGCCTGGGGCAAGCCCTTCTCACCCTCCCGCTCCGGGAGCAGCAGAGCCTGTTCGAGGAATGGTTCCAGTGCTTCGCGTCTAGTGGCGCGGAATGCCCGAACCTTAGCCGAGCCTTCCAGGTATGGTGGCGAAGGTCATTCGCTAGATAG